TTGATTTCGCCAGAATTTACCATCAACCTTTCTCAAGCGCGGATGCTCTCAGGCGATGGCCGCTGCAAGACCTTTGATGCGCGTGCTAATGGCTTTGTCCGTAGTGAGGGGTGCGGCGTAATTATCCTCAAGCGGCTCTCGGATGCAGTGACAGATGGCGACAATATTTTGGCAGTGATTCGGGCTTCAGCAATCAACCAAGATGGTCATACTAGCGGATTAACTGTTCCCAACGGCCCTTCTCAGCAAGCGGTTATCCGTCAGGCACTAAACAACGCTGGAATCAAACCAGACCAGATCGGCTACATCGAAGCACACGGAACCGGAACTTCTCTTGGCGATCCGATTGAAGTAACAGCGCTAGGAGCAGTTTTTGGCGTTAGTCACTCTCAGCAACACCCCTTGATAGTTGGCTCAGTTAAAACTAATATCGGTCATCTGGAAGCAGCCGCCGGGATTGCTGGACTGATTAAGTCGGTTCTACAACTGCAACATGAAGAAATTGCTCCGCACCTACATCTCAAACAACCCAATCCTTATATTAACTGGTCAGAATTGCCGATTCATGTACCAACTCAACTCATACCCTGGTCGAAGGGGAATCAGCCCCGTTTGGCAGGAGTTAGTTCTTTTGGATTCAGTGGCACTAATGCTCATGTAATTGTTGAAGAAGCACCATTAAAGGAGCAGGGGAGTAGGGGAGTAGAGGAGCAGATGAGTAATTCTGAGCGTCCCTATCATCTCCTGACTTTATCCGCTAAAAGTGAGTTAGCACTCCGGCAGCTTGTTTCTCGTTATCACGATCGCATTACCAACCATTTTGATGATGATTTAGGCGACCTCTGTTTTACAGCTAATACCGGGCGATCGCACTTTGATTATCGGCTGGCAATTGTGACTAGCGACCTGACTGACTTGGGTGAAAAATTGCTACGCCTGGATGCAGAGCAATTTACTCTGGCAGCAGGATTGCCGAAAGTGGCTTTTTTGTTTGCAGGTCAGGGGTCAGAATATGTAAACATGGGACGGCAGCTTTACGAAACCCAGCCAAAGTTTCGAGAAGTTTTACAGCAATGCGACACTCTCCTGCAACCTCATTTACATAAATCACTGTTATCTGTAATCTATCCAGAGGTAGAAGAAGAGTCACTTTTGGATCGAACAGTCTACGAACAACCAGCGATTTTTGCCTTGGGATATGCGATCGCTCAAGTGTGGCAATCTTGGGGCATCAAACCCGATGTAGTGATGGGTCACGGTGTCGGTGAGTATGTTGCCGCTTGTGTAGCTGGGGTTTTTTCCCTAGAAGATGGTCTCAAGTTAGTTGCAACTCAGGGACGGCTCATGCAACAGTTAGCGTCCGGCGGCGTGGCAGAATTCGAGCAAGTTGCTTGCCAAGTCAATTACGCCCAACCGCGCATCAAGTTCATCTCTAGCATCACAGGAGCGATCGCCACATCTGAAGTCACAACACCTGAATATTGGTGTCGCCACATTCTCTCACCTGTGAACTTTGCCGCCGGGATGGCAACTTTAGCTCAACAAGGTTATGAAGTATTTCTAGAATGCAGTCCCAAGCATGTCTTGTTAGACATAGGACGTGAGTGTTTCCCATTAGAGCGTGGGACTTGGCTACCATCCTTGGGTAATGGACAAGAAGATTGGCAACAAATGCTCTCCAGTTTGGGTGAATTGTATGTGCGTGGAGCAAAAGTTGATTGGCATGGATTAGAGTGCAACCACCGCCGCCGCAAAGTTGTGCTACCTACCTATCCGTTCCAACGCCAAAACTATTGGATTGAAACCAAACCCACCAGCCCCAAACCGTTATCTCGCGATGAATTTTCTCATCCCTTGCTAGGTCGAAAATTGCAGGTGGCAAGAATTCAAGAAATTGTCTTTGAATCTTCTTTAAGTTCTGAAAACCCAACTTATTTAGCAGATCATCAAGTTTTTGGGCAGATGATATTGCCAGGTGCAGTTTATCTAGAAATGGCGATCGCTGCTGGTGCTGCTGTTTTCCAATCTGATTGTGTAGTACTAGAAAATGTGGCGATCGAACAACCCCTGATTTTCTCCTCTGGACAAAATCAAACCCTGCAATTGATTTTGACCCCCAACGCCGGACAAAGTTACCATTTTGAAATTTGCAGTCTGAATCGATCACCAGCAGCACAGGAATCTTCGTGGATTATTCATGCTACAGGCACTGTCTTGCCCGGTAAAGCTGCATTCCCGACTGTTGACTTGGCAACTTGGTCAAATCGAGTCGAATCAGCCTTAGAGGTCGTTGAAAGCGAGAATTTTTATCAGCGTTCCCAACAGCAAGGAATGGAATATGGCTCTTATTTTCAAGCCCTAAAGCAAGGATGGGTGGAAGCAGAACAGGGTTATGCTCAACTGCAATTACCAGCAAATCTGGAAACTGAGGGCTATCAAATTCATCCAGTTCTGCTCGATGCCAGTTTCCAATGGGGGAGTGCGGCTTTCACACAGGCACTCTTAGCAGATGATGAAACATCTCTGTATTTGCCTGTGGGTATTGAGCGTCTGTACTTTTACAGACGATCTGGGCATCAACTTTGGGTACAAGCTAAAAAAAGATCCGCTAGCCAAAGTGCGATCGGCTACGCTGCGCCAGAAGCGATCGCCACCGATCTCCAGTTAGTCGATTCGAGTGGGGCGGTGGTGGTTCAAGTTGAGGGACTTTCAATGCGCCGAACAACGCCCCAATCCCTACAGCGTATGCTGACAGAAGATTTCAGCGATTGGCTCTATGAAGTTTGCTGGCAAGCTAAATTCCTGCCTAAAAATCTCATAGCTGAAAGAGTGGGGGGTTATTGGTTGATCTTTGCAGATGGCTGTGGACTAGGAGAGCAACTGGCGCAACATTTAGTCCAACAGGGAAAGGATTATGCGATCGCCATCCCTGGAGAAACCTATCAACAACTTGATGACAAACACTACCAAATCAATCCTTTAAAACCGACTGATTTTCATAGTCTGTTGCTAGCACTCCCCAAACGACTGCAAGGGGTGATTCATCTTTGGTCTTTGATAGGAGATCCAGTTGAGCAAATCGATCTGGATGGATTGAGGCGATCGCAAGAACTGAGTTGTGCCAGTGTGTTACATCTGGTTCAATCCTTAACGGAAAATCATCAATCTGACTCTATTCAACT
The Nostoc sp. C052 genome window above contains:
- a CDS encoding type I polyketide synthase, with the protein product MAKISSQNIENLTPLQRSFLVIEQLQGKLDALVASQKEPIAIIGMGCRFPGGADTPELFWQLLRQGINAIAEVPPDRWDVAAYYDPNPEVPGKMSTRYGGFIENLKAFDAQFFGISPREALTLDPQQRLLLEVSWEALENAGLNPQQLVKTQTGVFVGISTNDNYQRLLSQDVTEIDAYLATGNAHSVAAGRISYILGLTGQSLAVDTACSSSLVATHLACQSLRQRESNLAIVGGVNRLISPEFTINLSQARMLSGDGRCKTFDARANGFVRSEGCGVIILKRLSDAVTDGDNILAVIRASAINQDGHTSGLTVPNGPSQQAVIRQALNNAGIKPDQIGYIEAHGTGTSLGDPIEVTALGAVFGVSHSQQHPLIVGSVKTNIGHLEAAAGIAGLIKSVLQLQHEEIAPHLHLKQPNPYINWSELPIHVPTQLIPWSKGNQPRLAGVSSFGFSGTNAHVIVEEAPLKEQGSRGVEEQMSNSERPYHLLTLSAKSELALRQLVSRYHDRITNHFDDDLGDLCFTANTGRSHFDYRLAIVTSDLTDLGEKLLRLDAEQFTLAAGLPKVAFLFAGQGSEYVNMGRQLYETQPKFREVLQQCDTLLQPHLHKSLLSVIYPEVEEESLLDRTVYEQPAIFALGYAIAQVWQSWGIKPDVVMGHGVGEYVAACVAGVFSLEDGLKLVATQGRLMQQLASGGVAEFEQVACQVNYAQPRIKFISSITGAIATSEVTTPEYWCRHILSPVNFAAGMATLAQQGYEVFLECSPKHVLLDIGRECFPLERGTWLPSLGNGQEDWQQMLSSLGELYVRGAKVDWHGLECNHRRRKVVLPTYPFQRQNYWIETKPTSPKPLSRDEFSHPLLGRKLQVARIQEIVFESSLSSENPTYLADHQVFGQMILPGAVYLEMAIAAGAAVFQSDCVVLENVAIEQPLIFSSGQNQTLQLILTPNAGQSYHFEICSLNRSPAAQESSWIIHATGTVLPGKAAFPTVDLATWSNRVESALEVVESENFYQRSQQQGMEYGSYFQALKQGWVEAEQGYAQLQLPANLETEGYQIHPVLLDASFQWGSAAFTQALLADDETSLYLPVGIERLYFYRRSGHQLWVQAKKRSASQSAIGYAAPEAIATDLQLVDSSGAVVVQVEGLSMRRTTPQSLQRMLTEDFSDWLYEVCWQAKFLPKNLIAERVGGYWLIFADGCGLGEQLAQHLVQQGKDYAIAIPGETYQQLDDKHYQINPLKPTDFHSLLLALPKRLQGVIHLWSLIGDPVEQIDLDGLRRSQELSCASVLHLVQSLTENHQSDSIQLWLVTKGSQIVEPFKGIGNGEQGTVKLQIQQAPLWGLGRVIALEYPDLPCYRLDLDLMATSAADATAIAQEIFDSDGEDQIAQRQGQRYVARLVRHRPVEKSEQVTIRAEGSYLITGGLGALGLQAAHWLVERGVRHLVLISRQSPTPTVRNAFSYAASEAIAKLEQAGAKVTVEQADVSSREEMTRIFAKIQAQLPPLRGVIHAAGVLDDGILQQQSWESFVKVMTPKVQGAWLLHELTQDMSLDWFVCFSSMVAWMGAAGQGNYAAANAFLDALTQYRQALGLPGLSVQWGPWSESYGRITPLNPPFPRGEKEKSSSLPFTRGGLGWGNSSTGNGSESGGMTSRLSQQLQQRFVDSGFSFISQPEGLQILEQLMAGDIAQVGVMPINWRRFFQQNSAATTSPFLEVFQQQFGQQTGEHSPFLKQWEATPIPERRALLMSYVRSLLARVLGISDPQQIKPQQPLFDLGIDSLMVLDLRNQLQMSVGKTLRSTLLFDYPTLDALVGYLEQEMLEQSFQGNREQGTGNRASIGRGNSPPPIQSSQDELADLSEDEVFALLASELE